The following proteins come from a genomic window of Pyxidicoccus sp. MSG2:
- a CDS encoding class I adenylate-forming enzyme family protein has protein sequence MSDVASTIPPLSRHAAARGYRGGGPEDRLIERTTLPQVLAGMPAHGGPALTWYEAERRALHFDAAELRSQVRALAQWFARGHGITRGDRVIVLSANSPEAFATHLALMSLGAVTVPVSNTESPRVLQLIADKVTPRLVVTGREVSAELLAARPGGMVALPALPLAADVDAGFEWPARDVMPDDPAVILFTSGTTSAPKGVCLSHYNLLVNAEGLARVHDLARRRVHMCVLPLFHANAFGFSMVASLYAGSHVVLSAGLPGAAVWDILRAERVDVISLVPEIIRVLSRMPVPRTTLPDLKYVTSAAAPLPKTVAREFVDKTGIPIHQGYGLSECVNFAATIPWDIPDADLERSMGHWAVPSIGPALFGCDIGIRRADGSPAGTEEEGEIVVTGHTLMRGYWDAEDATEAALGEGALRTGDLGFFALVGGERYIFVTGRKKEIVIRYGENLSPLAVEAELEALRAVGRFAVTGFPNEAAGEEIGLYLVVPRTPDNERKVLDAVKACSVRYRPRVVLFGADPIPATPTGKVKRAVLAQRFQAYARRNFGNDPIVGT, from the coding sequence GTGAGCGATGTCGCATCGACCATCCCGCCGCTGTCGCGCCACGCCGCCGCGCGTGGCTACCGCGGCGGCGGCCCGGAAGACCGGTTGATCGAGAGGACCACCCTGCCCCAGGTACTGGCGGGCATGCCGGCACACGGCGGGCCGGCGCTCACCTGGTACGAGGCGGAACGGCGCGCGCTGCATTTCGACGCCGCCGAGCTGCGCAGCCAGGTCCGTGCGCTCGCGCAGTGGTTCGCGCGGGGGCACGGCATCACGCGCGGCGACCGCGTCATCGTGCTGTCCGCCAACAGCCCGGAGGCCTTCGCCACGCACCTGGCGCTGATGTCGCTGGGCGCGGTGACGGTGCCGGTGAGCAACACCGAATCGCCGCGCGTGCTGCAGCTCATCGCCGACAAGGTCACACCCCGGCTCGTGGTCACCGGCCGCGAGGTGTCGGCGGAGCTGCTCGCGGCCAGGCCGGGCGGCATGGTGGCGCTGCCGGCCCTGCCGCTCGCGGCCGACGTCGACGCGGGCTTCGAGTGGCCGGCGCGCGACGTGATGCCCGACGACCCGGCGGTCATCCTGTTCACCTCCGGCACCACGTCCGCGCCCAAGGGCGTGTGCCTGAGCCACTACAACCTGCTGGTCAACGCGGAGGGCCTGGCGCGGGTGCATGACCTGGCGCGGCGCCGGGTGCACATGTGCGTGCTGCCGCTGTTCCACGCCAACGCCTTCGGCTTCTCCATGGTGGCCTCGCTCTACGCGGGCAGCCATGTCGTGCTCAGCGCCGGCCTGCCGGGCGCGGCGGTCTGGGACATCCTGCGTGCGGAGCGCGTGGACGTCATCTCGCTCGTGCCGGAAATCATCCGCGTGCTCTCGCGCATGCCGGTGCCGCGCACCACGCTGCCCGACCTCAAGTACGTGACCTCGGCCGCCGCGCCTCTGCCCAAGACGGTGGCGCGCGAGTTCGTCGACAAGACGGGCATCCCCATCCACCAGGGCTACGGCCTGAGCGAATGCGTGAACTTCGCCGCCACCATTCCCTGGGATATCCCGGACGCCGACCTGGAGCGCTCCATGGGCCACTGGGCGGTGCCGAGCATCGGCCCGGCCCTGTTCGGCTGCGACATCGGCATCCGCCGCGCGGACGGCTCGCCCGCCGGCACCGAGGAGGAAGGCGAGATCGTGGTGACAGGCCACACCCTGATGCGCGGCTACTGGGATGCCGAGGATGCGACCGAGGCGGCCCTGGGCGAGGGCGCGCTGCGCACCGGCGACCTGGGTTTCTTCGCCCTGGTCGGCGGCGAGCGCTACATCTTCGTCACCGGCCGCAAGAAGGAAATCGTCATCCGCTACGGAGAGAACCTCTCGCCGCTGGCCGTCGAGGCCGAGCTGGAGGCGCTGCGCGCCGTCGGCCGCTTCGCCGTGACGGGGTTTCCCAACGAGGCGGCGGGCGAGGAAATCGGCCTGTACCTCGTGGTGCCCCGCACGCCCGACAACGAAAGAAAGGTGCTGGACGCGGTGAAGGCCTGCTCCGTCCGCTACCGACCGCGCGTCGTCCTGTTCGGCGCCGACCCCATCCCCGCGACGCCGACCGGCAAGGTCAAGCGCGCCGTGCTGGCGCAGCGGTTCCAGGCCTACGCCAGGCGCAACTTTGGCAATGACCCCATCGTGGGCACCTGA
- a CDS encoding cupin domain-containing protein yields MHTLHQDSFIPFPLSHGLLADMKDDTFSTQLWAWSEDRLQLPAGATHIGYVYDGTLTLEHAAGTFKLRGGMYFSAPGEAVVHGSGRGIAISRLGYNGFFQVGGPVEARGRLKYIDGCTDSLLIPPVMMGDACFNLLYFPPGVDQTQHTHPSMRVGMVIRGHGACVTPTEVIPLMPGRVFVIRAEGPHAFRTTDSEMAVVAYHPDSDFGPTHEAHPMINRTMVNGLSARLIDEIRTK; encoded by the coding sequence ATGCACACCCTTCACCAAGACAGCTTCATTCCCTTTCCGCTTTCGCACGGCCTGCTGGCGGACATGAAGGACGACACGTTCTCCACCCAGCTATGGGCCTGGTCGGAAGACCGGCTGCAGCTGCCGGCCGGCGCCACGCACATCGGCTACGTCTACGACGGCACGCTGACGCTGGAGCATGCCGCCGGCACGTTCAAGCTGCGCGGCGGCATGTATTTCTCCGCGCCCGGAGAGGCCGTGGTGCACGGCAGCGGCCGGGGCATCGCCATCTCCCGGCTGGGCTACAACGGCTTCTTCCAGGTGGGCGGCCCGGTGGAGGCGCGCGGGCGTCTCAAGTACATCGACGGCTGCACCGACTCGCTGCTGATTCCGCCGGTGATGATGGGCGACGCCTGCTTCAACCTGCTGTACTTCCCGCCCGGGGTCGACCAGACGCAGCACACGCATCCGTCGATGCGCGTGGGCATGGTGATTCGCGGGCACGGCGCCTGCGTCACGCCCACCGAGGTCATCCCGCTCATGCCGGGCCGTGTGTTCGTGATTCGCGCCGAAGGCCCGCACGCCTTCCGCACCACGGACTCCGAAATGGCCGTGGTCGCCTACCACCCGGATAGCGATTTCGGCCCCACGCACGAAGCGCACCCGATGATCAACCGGACCATGGTCAATGGCCTGTCGGCCCGCCTGATCGACGAGATCCGGACCAAATGA